From a single Streptomyces rubradiris genomic region:
- a CDS encoding alkaline phosphatase family protein — MPVRTSAPLSPEDPVPHLSRRSLLLSAAAAAATAGSFTAVARAAARTPKVLVIGLDGALLSRIKDADAPHLDALMAAGLTAPSSIYANPLAPTLSGPGWSTILTGVWPDKHNVKDNAFTGARFTQYPDFLTRAETAKPALSTYAVASWTPLTDTVFSAKVDTRVSTPSAEYDTGTTSRAVARLRDANPDAVFVHLDNIDHAGHSYGAASQRYLDAIHTADAQVGEIVAAVKARPSYAAEDWLIMVTADHGHTDAGGHGGSTLQERQTFLIATGSALAPGSVRHDVKMPDVAVSALAHLGIPLDPAWGLDGRPVQQPVPDDFDALRGSLAARVDETGIPAGLVGFTHTPPPGWSVDNSAMGGGGVTEWRGWSFTTDEFWTQAQRDQNRESNIRARNVFAVADGDEWADRTYTGTFDSTLVSPAYPVTGGGTAVLTYTTYYRHESPQKGEVLVSYDGGTPVSVRTYSADVPSRTETVTLQVPAGATSARVRFRYTGGNNWYWVIDGVRIDRS, encoded by the coding sequence ATGCCCGTACGCACGTCCGCCCCTCTTTCTCCGGAGGACCCCGTGCCCCACCTCTCCCGTCGCTCCCTCCTCCTGTCCGCCGCCGCGGCGGCGGCGACCGCCGGGTCGTTCACCGCCGTCGCCCGGGCCGCGGCCCGCACCCCGAAGGTGCTCGTCATCGGCCTGGACGGCGCCCTGCTCAGCCGGATCAAGGACGCCGACGCGCCGCACCTGGACGCCCTGATGGCGGCCGGGCTCACCGCGCCCAGCAGCATCTACGCCAACCCGCTCGCCCCGACCCTCTCCGGCCCCGGCTGGTCGACGATCCTCACCGGTGTCTGGCCCGACAAGCACAACGTGAAGGACAACGCCTTCACCGGCGCCCGGTTCACCCAGTACCCGGACTTCCTGACCCGCGCCGAGACCGCGAAGCCCGCCCTGTCCACGTACGCCGTCGCCTCCTGGACGCCGCTCACCGACACGGTGTTCTCCGCGAAGGTCGACACCCGCGTCTCCACCCCGAGCGCCGAGTACGACACCGGCACCACCTCCCGCGCGGTCGCCCGGCTGCGGGACGCGAACCCGGACGCGGTCTTCGTCCACCTGGACAACATCGACCACGCCGGCCACTCCTACGGCGCCGCCTCCCAGCGGTACCTGGACGCCATCCACACCGCCGACGCCCAGGTCGGGGAGATCGTGGCCGCCGTCAAGGCCCGGCCGTCGTACGCCGCCGAGGACTGGCTGATCATGGTCACCGCCGACCACGGCCACACCGACGCCGGCGGCCACGGCGGCTCCACCCTCCAGGAGCGGCAGACCTTCCTCATCGCGACCGGTTCCGCGCTCGCGCCCGGATCGGTGCGTCACGACGTGAAGATGCCGGACGTCGCCGTCTCCGCCCTCGCCCACCTCGGCATCCCCCTCGACCCGGCGTGGGGGCTGGACGGCCGGCCCGTCCAGCAGCCCGTCCCGGACGACTTCGACGCCCTGCGCGGCTCGCTGGCGGCCCGCGTGGACGAGACCGGCATCCCGGCGGGCCTCGTGGGCTTCACCCACACCCCGCCGCCCGGCTGGTCCGTCGACAACTCGGCGATGGGCGGCGGCGGGGTCACCGAGTGGCGCGGCTGGTCCTTCACCACCGACGAGTTCTGGACCCAGGCCCAGCGCGACCAGAACCGCGAGTCCAACATCCGCGCCCGGAACGTCTTCGCGGTCGCCGACGGCGACGAGTGGGCCGACCGGACCTACACCGGCACCTTCGACTCCACCCTGGTCAGCCCCGCCTACCCGGTCACCGGCGGCGGCACGGCCGTGCTGACGTACACCACCTACTACCGGCACGAGTCCCCGCAGAAGGGCGAGGTCCTCGTCTCCTACGACGGCGGCACCCCGGTGAGCGTGCGCACGTACTCCGCCGACGTGCCCTCGCGCACCGAGACCGTCACCCTCCAGGTGCCGGCGGGCGCCACCAGCGCCCGGGTCCGGTTCCGTTACACCGGCGGCAACAACTGGTACTGGGTGATCGACGGGGTCCGGATCGACCGGTCCTGA
- the ehuD gene encoding ectoine/hydroxyectoine ABC transporter permease subunit EhuD translates to MTWDWGAVADFLPYFGKGLVVTLEALALGSLISFALGLVWTLLMRAPTRWVRWPVGAFTEFVRDTPLLVQLFFLFYVLPEAGVTLSPLTTGVLGLGLHYSTYTMQVYRAGIEAVPAGQWEAATALSLPVRRTWTAVVLPQAVRRVVPPLGNYVIAMLKDTPMLMTIGVLEMLGRARLVSQQHFQFTEPLTVIGIAFVVVSYLASLLLRTLERRLVR, encoded by the coding sequence ATGACCTGGGACTGGGGAGCGGTCGCCGACTTCCTGCCGTACTTCGGCAAGGGGCTGGTCGTCACGCTGGAGGCGCTGGCCCTGGGGTCGCTGATCTCGTTCGCGCTGGGTCTGGTGTGGACGCTGCTGATGCGGGCGCCGACCCGGTGGGTGCGCTGGCCGGTGGGGGCCTTCACGGAGTTCGTGCGGGACACCCCGCTGCTGGTGCAGCTGTTCTTCCTGTTCTACGTGCTGCCCGAGGCGGGGGTGACCCTGTCCCCGCTGACCACCGGGGTCCTCGGGCTCGGGCTGCACTACTCGACGTACACGATGCAGGTCTACCGGGCCGGCATCGAGGCGGTGCCGGCGGGTCAGTGGGAGGCCGCGACGGCGCTGAGCCTGCCGGTGCGGCGCACCTGGACGGCGGTGGTGCTGCCGCAGGCGGTGCGCCGGGTGGTGCCGCCGCTCGGCAACTACGTCATCGCGATGCTGAAGGACACGCCGATGCTGATGACGATCGGCGTGCTGGAGATGCTGGGCCGGGCGCGGCTCGTCTCCCAGCAGCACTTCCAGTTCACCGAGCCGCTGACGGTGATCGGGATCGCCTTCGTCGTCGTGTCGTACCTGGCCTCCCTTCTTCTGCGCACCCTGGAGCGACGCCTTGTCCGTTGA
- a CDS encoding lytic polysaccharide monooxygenase has protein sequence MRTKTKLSAVVLGAVTAGAFALSTGGASGHGYTDLPISRQKLCQNGTVTNCGSIQWEPQSVEGPKGFPAGGPADGQICNAGLGQFAQLSAPRTPSGAAWPTTKVTGGQSYSFRWQFTARHATTDFKYYITKPGWNEGHNLARSDLNLTPFLTVPYGGKQPPSTLSHSGTLPSGLSGHHVIVSVWTIADTGNAFYACSDVTF, from the coding sequence ATGCGCACCAAGACCAAGTTGTCCGCGGTCGTACTGGGCGCGGTGACCGCCGGAGCGTTCGCGCTCTCCACCGGCGGTGCCAGCGGCCACGGCTACACCGACCTCCCCATCAGCAGGCAGAAGCTCTGCCAGAACGGCACCGTGACCAACTGCGGCTCGATCCAGTGGGAGCCGCAGAGCGTCGAGGGCCCCAAGGGCTTCCCGGCCGGCGGACCCGCCGACGGCCAGATCTGCAACGCCGGGCTGGGGCAGTTCGCCCAGCTCAGCGCGCCGAGGACGCCGTCCGGCGCGGCCTGGCCGACCACCAAGGTGACGGGCGGCCAGTCGTACAGCTTCCGCTGGCAGTTCACCGCCAGGCACGCCACGACGGACTTCAAGTACTACATCACCAAGCCGGGCTGGAACGAGGGCCACAACCTCGCCCGCTCCGACCTCAACCTCACGCCGTTCCTGACGGTGCCCTACGGCGGCAAGCAGCCGCCGTCCACGCTCAGCCACAGCGGCACCCTGCCGTCCGGCCTGAGCGGGCACCACGTCATCGTCTCGGTGTGGACGATCGCCGACACGGGCAACGCGTTCTACGCCTGCTCGGACGTCACCTTCTGA
- a CDS encoding class F sortase: MSGEQGRGSGTGRLVTALTWGLLLCGLWLWGREVTGVTRDAGGAATGDVFAAGRAGDPARLPGAARPLADAVPQRVDIPALGVQAPVVTRGLDARGAIDPPPYDQPGVVGWYGAGPKPGAAGAALLVGHVDTTTRPAVFYRLSTLKPGHTVRVVRADGKVAEFTVDDIRVLPRDGFDAHQAYGPRRPGRAELRLITCGGSFDRADGSYTANVVVSSYLTGVSR, from the coding sequence GTGTCCGGCGAGCAGGGCCGCGGCAGCGGCACCGGGCGGCTGGTCACCGCCCTGACCTGGGGGCTCCTGCTGTGCGGACTGTGGCTGTGGGGGCGCGAGGTGACCGGCGTGACGCGCGACGCGGGCGGCGCCGCCACGGGCGACGTCTTCGCCGCGGGCCGCGCCGGCGACCCCGCCCGGCTGCCCGGCGCGGCCCGGCCGCTGGCCGACGCGGTGCCCCAGCGCGTCGACATCCCCGCCCTGGGCGTGCAGGCCCCGGTGGTGACCCGCGGCCTGGACGCCCGGGGCGCGATCGACCCGCCGCCCTACGACCAGCCGGGCGTGGTCGGCTGGTACGGCGCCGGCCCGAAGCCCGGCGCGGCCGGGGCGGCCCTGCTGGTGGGCCACGTCGACACCACGACCCGGCCGGCCGTCTTCTACCGGCTCAGCACCCTCAAGCCGGGCCACACCGTCCGGGTGGTGCGCGCGGACGGCAAGGTCGCCGAGTTCACCGTGGACGACATCCGTGTCCTGCCCCGCGACGGCTTCGACGCCCACCAGGCCTACGGCCCCCGCCGGCCCGGCCGCGCCGAGCTGCGCCTGATCACCTGCGGGGGTTCCTTCGACCGGGCCGACGGCAGCTACACGGCGAACGTGGTCGTCTCCTCGTACCTGACGGGGGTGTCCCGGTGA
- a CDS encoding ABC transporter permease, with protein sequence MLVHSRKARWAVWTVFLVLFLPLFALPLLVILGASFATHWSGTLPSGPTLDHYRSATRGEALQALTTSLVTAVAASLLALTAGTWAALAGAALKRRHRRVLDALFVLPVAVPSVVVGLAVLVAFSQPPLLLNGTRWIVITAHTVLVTAFAHQSVSAALTRLDPAYEQAAASLGARPAYILFRVRLPLLLPSLTAAAGLCFALSMGELSATMMLYPPDWTPLPVLIYAATDRGALFTGSAVAVVLMAATLLVLFAVSRVRTRASYR encoded by the coding sequence GTGCTGGTGCATAGCCGCAAGGCCAGGTGGGCCGTGTGGACGGTGTTCCTCGTCCTGTTCCTGCCGCTGTTCGCGCTGCCGCTGCTGGTCATCCTGGGCGCCTCCTTCGCCACCCACTGGTCCGGCACCCTGCCCTCCGGCCCCACCCTGGACCACTACCGCTCCGCCACCCGCGGCGAGGCCCTCCAGGCGCTCACCACCAGCCTGGTCACGGCGGTCGCCGCCAGCCTGCTCGCGCTGACCGCCGGCACCTGGGCCGCGCTGGCCGGGGCCGCCCTGAAGAGGCGCCACCGCCGGGTGCTGGACGCCCTGTTCGTGCTGCCGGTCGCCGTGCCGTCGGTGGTGGTGGGCCTCGCGGTGCTGGTGGCGTTCTCCCAGCCGCCGCTGCTGCTCAACGGCACCCGGTGGATCGTGATCACCGCCCACACCGTGCTGGTCACCGCCTTCGCCCACCAGTCGGTGTCGGCCGCCCTGACCCGCCTGGACCCGGCCTACGAGCAGGCCGCCGCCTCCCTCGGCGCCCGGCCCGCCTACATCCTGTTCCGGGTGCGGCTGCCGCTGCTGCTGCCCTCGCTGACCGCCGCCGCCGGCCTGTGCTTCGCCCTGTCCATGGGCGAGCTGAGCGCCACGATGATGCTCTACCCGCCGGACTGGACCCCGCTGCCCGTGCTGATCTACGCGGCCACCGACCGGGGTGCCCTGTTCACCGGGTCCGCCGTGGCCGTGGTCCTGATGGCCGCGACCCTGCTCGTCCTGTTCGCCGTCTCCCGGGTCCGCACCCGGGCCTCCTACCGCTGA
- a CDS encoding peptidoglycan-binding protein, which produces MTAPTFEEVDPASDCLCPGCRLSRTGSPRPHPGRTRPAARAAVVAAAASAALGALFPAVAVAAPGQAPHRAAQPGDEEFATPQGPWAPLYGRPGGPEKIPAEPVPATTRADIIKRAKTWVDAKVPYSMTAFWSDGYRQDCSGYVSMAWGLPNNEWTGSLGQFGVKITKAELEPGDILLFHNPDNPEKGSHVVIFGGWTDDKHTSYTAYEQTPPHARRQTTPYAYWSNSGKYVPYRYKGLPQGAAGAQAAGGAKTEVPYPGVSSFRPGAVNDHVTRLRARLVHKGYGRFYAHGPGPRWGEADRRAVEAFQRAQGWRGGAADGHPGPETWRRLFA; this is translated from the coding sequence ATGACCGCTCCGACGTTCGAGGAAGTCGACCCCGCGAGCGACTGCCTCTGCCCCGGTTGCCGGCTCTCCCGGACCGGCTCCCCCCGTCCCCACCCCGGCCGCACCCGCCCGGCGGCCCGCGCCGCCGTGGTCGCGGCCGCCGCCTCCGCCGCCCTCGGCGCGCTTTTCCCGGCCGTCGCCGTCGCCGCCCCCGGCCAGGCCCCGCACCGCGCGGCACAGCCCGGCGACGAGGAGTTCGCCACCCCGCAGGGCCCCTGGGCCCCGCTGTACGGCAGACCGGGCGGCCCCGAGAAGATCCCCGCCGAGCCGGTCCCGGCCACCACCCGCGCCGACATCATCAAGCGGGCCAAGACCTGGGTGGACGCCAAGGTGCCGTACAGCATGACGGCCTTCTGGTCCGACGGCTACCGGCAGGACTGCTCGGGCTACGTCTCCATGGCCTGGGGCCTGCCGAACAACGAGTGGACCGGCAGCCTCGGCCAGTTCGGCGTGAAGATCACCAAGGCGGAGCTGGAGCCGGGGGACATCCTGCTGTTCCACAACCCCGACAACCCCGAGAAGGGCTCCCACGTAGTGATCTTCGGCGGCTGGACGGACGACAAGCACACCTCCTACACGGCCTACGAGCAGACGCCCCCGCACGCCCGCCGCCAGACCACTCCCTACGCCTACTGGAGCAACTCCGGCAAGTACGTCCCCTACCGCTACAAGGGCCTGCCCCAGGGCGCGGCCGGCGCCCAGGCGGCCGGCGGCGCGAAGACGGAGGTGCCCTATCCGGGGGTGTCCTCCTTCCGGCCCGGCGCGGTCAACGACCACGTCACCCGGCTCCGCGCCCGGCTGGTGCACAAGGGGTACGGCCGGTTCTACGCCCACGGCCCGGGCCCGCGCTGGGGCGAGGCGGACCGCAGGGCTGTCGAGGCGTTCCAGCGGGCCCAGGGCTGGCGGGGCGGCGCCGCGGACGGTCATCCGGGCCCGGAGACCTGGCGCCGCCTGTTCGCCTAG
- a CDS encoding 2-aminoethylphosphonate ABC transporter substrate-binding protein, which produces MPRNRVPLAVALALLAAPALSACGSSAASDARVVTVYSADGLKGENGDGWYDQVFKDFQKQTGIKVKYVEGGSGEMVQRAVRERSNPQADVLVTLPPFIQQAAGKGLLQKYAPAGADQVAGADKAADSTWTSVVTNYFGFVYNKKELKQPPKTWDELLGARYKNKLQYSTPGVAGDGTAVLIKAFHDFGGKERGLAYLKKLQANNVGPSASTGKLAPKVDKGELLVANGDVQMNYAQTKSMPNLGIWFPAGADGKPTTFALPYAAGLVTKAPHSANGKKLLDFMLARKQQQEVSAIGGGFTARQDVKATDADAVALTRLMDGVEVFEPDWNDIEKNLSAYVEDWKSATGS; this is translated from the coding sequence ATGCCCAGAAACCGCGTCCCGCTCGCCGTGGCCCTCGCCCTGCTCGCCGCGCCCGCGCTGTCCGCCTGCGGCTCCTCCGCCGCCTCGGACGCCAGGGTCGTCACCGTCTACAGCGCGGACGGACTCAAGGGGGAGAACGGCGACGGCTGGTACGACCAGGTGTTCAAGGACTTCCAGAAGCAGACCGGCATCAAGGTGAAGTACGTCGAGGGCGGCTCCGGCGAGATGGTGCAGCGCGCCGTCCGCGAGCGGAGCAACCCGCAGGCCGACGTGCTGGTCACCCTGCCGCCGTTCATCCAGCAGGCCGCCGGCAAGGGCCTGCTGCAGAAGTACGCCCCGGCCGGCGCCGACCAGGTCGCGGGCGCCGACAAGGCAGCCGACTCCACCTGGACCTCGGTCGTCACCAACTACTTCGGGTTCGTCTACAACAAGAAGGAGCTGAAGCAGCCCCCGAAGACCTGGGACGAACTCCTCGGCGCCCGTTACAAGAACAAGCTCCAGTACTCCACCCCGGGCGTGGCCGGCGACGGAACGGCCGTCCTCATCAAGGCGTTCCACGACTTCGGCGGCAAGGAGCGGGGCCTCGCCTACCTGAAGAAGCTCCAGGCCAACAACGTCGGCCCGTCCGCCTCCACCGGCAAGCTCGCCCCCAAGGTGGACAAGGGCGAACTCCTCGTCGCCAACGGCGACGTGCAGATGAACTACGCCCAGACCAAGTCCATGCCGAACCTCGGCATCTGGTTCCCGGCCGGCGCCGACGGCAAGCCCACCACGTTCGCCCTGCCGTACGCGGCCGGCCTGGTCACCAAGGCCCCGCACAGCGCCAACGGCAAGAAGCTGCTGGACTTCATGCTCGCCCGCAAGCAGCAGCAGGAGGTCAGCGCGATCGGCGGCGGCTTCACCGCCCGGCAGGACGTCAAGGCCACCGACGCCGACGCCGTCGCGCTGACCCGGCTGATGGACGGCGTGGAGGTCTTCGAACCCGACTGGAACGACATCGAGAAGAACCTCAGCGCCTACGTCGAGGACTGGAAGTCCGCGACCGGCAGTTGA
- a CDS encoding SPFH domain-containing protein, whose amino-acid sequence MSTTTSHTPPESEGQSDGTACGAGVRPARLIQNEATTEIPVHLLFRDGPDPVRVPLAPALVGRRQDTGERPRPGRPVPVRRRPLPETDPGLAERPARVLPGAAGLLAGACGLTGALVTTWWAGLLPPPAGRALGLPAGSGPGLGLAHLAAYAGSGLLGAAGFGGLARGRTGRAWVLGLFGRYRGTVRRTGLLWVNPLLPRRRVDVRLRHWRSEAMPAVDPDGMALRVVVLVVWRVRDTARALLSVDDHETYLRECVEAALARVPVEPAGGARGGTTAAGDALTRLVAEETAPVGVEVFSVQPVRVEYAPEVAAAVHRRRIAALDARQRASLLGSVVDSVEDTVTRLTTRGLVELDDYDRKVLVRDLTVAFCSGRGEPV is encoded by the coding sequence ATGAGTACGACCACATCCCACACCCCGCCCGAGTCCGAGGGGCAGTCGGACGGCACCGCCTGCGGTGCCGGTGTCCGGCCGGCCCGGCTGATCCAGAACGAGGCCACCACCGAGATCCCCGTCCACCTGCTCTTCCGGGACGGCCCCGACCCGGTGCGGGTGCCGCTCGCACCGGCGCTGGTGGGCCGCCGGCAGGACACCGGCGAGCGGCCCCGGCCCGGCCGCCCGGTGCCGGTGCGCCGCCGGCCGCTGCCGGAGACCGACCCCGGGCTGGCGGAGCGCCCGGCGCGGGTGCTGCCCGGGGCGGCCGGGCTGCTCGCGGGGGCCTGCGGGCTCACCGGCGCGCTGGTCACCACCTGGTGGGCGGGGCTGCTGCCGCCCCCGGCGGGCCGGGCGCTCGGGCTGCCGGCGGGCTCCGGTCCCGGGCTCGGCCTGGCCCACCTGGCCGCGTACGCCGGGTCCGGGCTGCTGGGCGCGGCCGGGTTCGGCGGGCTGGCCCGGGGGCGGACCGGGCGGGCCTGGGTGCTGGGGCTGTTCGGGCGGTACCGGGGGACGGTCCGGCGCACCGGGCTGCTGTGGGTGAATCCGCTGCTGCCGCGCCGCCGGGTGGATGTGCGGCTGCGGCACTGGCGCAGCGAGGCGATGCCGGCGGTGGATCCGGACGGGATGGCGCTGCGGGTGGTGGTGCTGGTGGTGTGGCGGGTGCGGGACACCGCGCGGGCCCTGCTCAGCGTCGACGACCACGAGACGTACTTGCGCGAGTGCGTGGAGGCGGCGCTGGCCCGGGTGCCGGTGGAGCCGGCGGGCGGCGCGCGGGGCGGGACGACGGCGGCCGGGGACGCGCTGACCCGGCTGGTGGCCGAGGAGACCGCGCCGGTGGGGGTGGAGGTGTTCTCGGTGCAGCCGGTCCGGGTGGAGTACGCCCCCGAGGTGGCCGCCGCGGTGCACCGGCGCCGGATCGCCGCGCTGGACGCCCGGCAGCGGGCCAGCCTGCTCGGCTCGGTGGTGGACTCGGTGGAGGACACGGTGACCCGGCTGACCACGCGCGGCCTGGTCGAGCTGGACGACTACGACCGCAAGGTGCTGGTGCGGGACCTGACCGTGGCGTTCTGCTCGGGGCGCGGGGAGCCGGTGTAG
- a CDS encoding IclR family transcriptional regulator, with translation MSFKPTAPYHCAQEALRVLETVSGQPAGVTAAELARRTGLGPGRLTGLLRMLRREGYVQEIADGAYVTGETLRRLGSAHDRERALRDKLQQNLDRLRDSVGAAVYLSRYVDGEVRVAQYAAGPATPAVNEWVDFRYSAHATAVGKSLLTQLDAGARRDHLARHKMARLTSRTITSDKLLLSRLEAQPPSAPVLDLQEYAVGTVCAAVPVTAGSTVGCLALSLPVRDAHRLKRAADTLNRNAAPVLLSLAI, from the coding sequence ATGAGTTTCAAGCCGACCGCCCCGTACCACTGCGCCCAGGAAGCCCTGCGCGTGCTGGAGACCGTCTCCGGCCAGCCGGCCGGCGTCACCGCCGCCGAACTGGCCCGCCGCACCGGCCTGGGCCCCGGGCGGCTCACCGGCCTGCTGCGGATGCTGCGCCGCGAGGGCTACGTCCAGGAGATCGCCGACGGCGCGTACGTCACCGGCGAGACCCTGCGCCGGCTCGGCTCGGCGCACGACCGGGAGCGGGCCCTGCGCGACAAGCTCCAGCAGAACCTGGACCGGCTGCGCGACTCGGTCGGCGCGGCCGTCTACCTCAGCCGGTACGTGGACGGCGAGGTCCGGGTCGCCCAGTACGCCGCCGGGCCGGCCACCCCGGCGGTCAACGAGTGGGTGGACTTCCGCTACTCCGCCCACGCCACGGCCGTCGGCAAGAGCCTGCTGACCCAGCTGGACGCGGGCGCCCGCCGCGACCACCTGGCCCGGCACAAGATGGCCCGGCTCACCTCGCGCACGATCACCAGCGACAAGCTGCTGCTGTCCCGGCTGGAGGCCCAGCCGCCGTCGGCGCCGGTGCTCGACCTCCAGGAGTACGCGGTCGGCACGGTCTGCGCCGCCGTACCGGTCACCGCCGGTTCCACGGTCGGCTGCCTCGCGCTGTCGCTGCCGGTGCGCGACGCCCACCGGCTGAAGCGGGCCGCGGACACCCTGAACCGCAACGCGGCACCGGTCCTGCTCTCGCTGGCGATCTAG
- a CDS encoding HAD-IIA family hydrolase: MADRKPIESWLTDMDGVLIHEGVPIPGADAFLKKLRESGRPFLVLTNNSIYTARDLHARLRRMGLDVPVENIWTSALATAQFLNDQRPGGSAYVIGEAGLTTALHDIGYILTDHEPDFVILGETRTYSFEALTKAVRLINNGARFIATNPDNVGPSTEGDLPATGSVAALITAATGKKPYFVGKPNPLMMRAGLNAVGAHSETSAMIGDRMDTDVLAGLEAGMRTFLVMTGVTQPADIDRYPFRPSQVVDSIADLVDLV, from the coding sequence ATGGCAGACCGCAAGCCCATCGAGTCGTGGCTCACCGACATGGACGGCGTCCTGATCCACGAGGGCGTGCCCATTCCCGGGGCCGACGCCTTCCTGAAGAAGCTGCGGGAGTCCGGCCGGCCCTTCCTGGTGCTCACCAACAACTCCATCTACACCGCCCGCGACCTGCACGCCCGGCTGCGCCGGATGGGCCTGGACGTGCCGGTGGAGAACATCTGGACCTCGGCGCTGGCCACCGCCCAGTTCCTGAACGACCAGCGGCCCGGCGGCAGCGCCTACGTCATCGGCGAGGCGGGCCTGACCACCGCCCTGCACGACATCGGCTACATCCTCACCGACCACGAGCCCGACTTCGTGATCCTGGGCGAGACCCGCACCTACTCCTTCGAGGCGCTGACGAAGGCCGTCCGGCTGATCAACAACGGCGCCCGGTTCATCGCCACCAACCCCGACAACGTCGGCCCCTCCACCGAGGGCGACCTGCCCGCCACCGGCTCGGTCGCCGCGCTGATCACCGCCGCCACGGGCAAGAAGCCGTACTTCGTGGGCAAGCCCAACCCGCTGATGATGCGGGCCGGGCTGAACGCGGTCGGCGCGCACTCCGAGACCTCGGCGATGATCGGGGACCGGATGGACACCGACGTCCTCGCGGGCCTGGAGGCCGGGATGCGCACCTTCCTGGTGATGACCGGCGTCACCCAGCCCGCCGACATCGACCGCTACCCGTTCCGCCCGTCCCAGGTGGTCGACTCCATCGCGGACCTGGTCGACCTGGTCTGA
- the ehuA gene encoding ectoine/hydroxyectoine ABC transporter ATP-binding protein EhuA, translating to MSVETSKQPAATGTVPTELIRIEGVTKRFGENTVLDGLDLSVDAGRHVTLIGPSGSGKTTILRLLMTLAKPDEGTITVDGQRLFPAPEKQVREVRKKIGMVFQQFNLFPNMSVLRNITEAPVRVLGLSKDEAEERARELLDLVGLADKCDMKPTRLSGGQQQRVAIARALAMRPQVLLLDEVTSALDPELVAGVLDLLRDIARSTDITMLCVTHEMGFARDISDQVLMFDAGRVIEAGPPEQIFGDPERERTREFISAVL from the coding sequence TTGTCCGTTGAGACCAGCAAGCAGCCGGCCGCGACCGGCACCGTGCCGACCGAGCTGATCCGCATCGAGGGGGTGACCAAGCGGTTCGGGGAGAACACCGTGCTGGACGGGCTGGACCTGTCCGTGGACGCGGGCCGGCACGTCACCCTGATCGGGCCGTCGGGTTCGGGCAAGACCACGATCCTCAGACTGCTGATGACCCTCGCCAAGCCGGACGAGGGCACGATCACGGTGGACGGGCAGCGGCTGTTCCCGGCGCCGGAGAAGCAGGTCCGGGAGGTCCGCAAGAAGATCGGGATGGTGTTCCAGCAGTTCAACCTGTTCCCGAACATGTCGGTGCTGCGCAACATCACCGAGGCGCCGGTCCGGGTGCTCGGGCTGTCGAAGGACGAGGCCGAGGAGCGGGCGCGGGAGCTGCTGGACCTGGTGGGCCTGGCCGACAAGTGCGACATGAAGCCGACCCGGCTGTCCGGCGGGCAGCAGCAGCGGGTGGCGATCGCGCGGGCGCTGGCGATGCGGCCCCAGGTGCTGCTGCTGGACGAGGTGACCTCCGCGCTGGACCCGGAGCTGGTCGCGGGCGTGCTCGACCTGCTGCGGGACATCGCGCGCAGCACCGACATCACGATGCTGTGCGTGACCCACGAGATGGGGTTCGCCCGGGACATCTCCGACCAGGTGCTGATGTTCGACGCGGGCCGGGTCATCGAGGCCGGCCCGCCGGAGCAGATCTTCGGCGACCCGGAGCGGGAGCGGACCAGGGAGTTCATCAGCGCGGTGCTGTGA
- a CDS encoding FadR/GntR family transcriptional regulator codes for MAARDLQERIKKLIVDRRLPSGAPLPTEPELMRLLGASRNSVREALKALQAMGIVEIRHGFGTYVGSMSFAPMIEGLAFRTVAGHYRGEDTLLQLLELREAVETGLVSRLAGRLAEADLAELDALVDRMEREAAEGTGLAGTDRAFHATLYRGLDNVLLGEVLEAFWDAFHRVRRDLAATPQDPRVTCRQHREIVDAVRSGDSLRAERAIRDHFGNLRARLSHTPTATS; via the coding sequence ATGGCAGCCCGGGACCTTCAGGAGCGGATCAAGAAGCTGATCGTGGACCGGCGGCTGCCCTCGGGCGCCCCGCTGCCCACCGAGCCGGAGCTGATGCGGCTGCTGGGGGCGAGCCGGAACTCGGTGCGGGAGGCCCTGAAGGCGCTCCAGGCGATGGGCATCGTGGAGATCCGGCACGGCTTCGGGACGTACGTCGGCTCGATGTCGTTCGCGCCGATGATCGAGGGGCTGGCCTTCCGGACCGTGGCCGGCCACTACCGGGGCGAGGACACGCTGCTCCAGCTGCTGGAGCTGCGCGAGGCCGTGGAGACAGGACTGGTGTCGCGGCTGGCCGGACGGCTGGCGGAGGCGGACCTGGCCGAGCTGGACGCGCTCGTGGACCGGATGGAGCGGGAGGCCGCCGAGGGCACCGGGCTGGCCGGGACCGACCGCGCCTTTCACGCCACGCTGTACCGGGGCCTGGACAACGTGCTGCTCGGCGAGGTGCTGGAGGCGTTCTGGGACGCCTTCCACCGGGTGCGGCGCGACCTGGCGGCAACGCCGCAGGACCCCCGGGTCACCTGCCGCCAGCACCGGGAGATCGTGGACGCGGTGCGCTCCGGGGACTCGCTGCGGGCCGAGCGGGCCATACGGGACCACTTCGGCAACCTGCGCGCCCGCCTGTCCCACACGCCCACGGCCACCTCCTGA